In Bacteroidales bacterium, the following are encoded in one genomic region:
- the dinB gene encoding DNA polymerase IV has product MFDSRKYRSIAHFDLDSFFVSVERLINSNLIGLPVLIGGSSGRGVVASCSYEARKFGIHSAMPIKLARRLCKEAIVVRGNMELYSKYSRLVSDIIADSAPIYEKASIDEHYLDISGMDRFFGSFKWAQELRQRIIKESGLPISFGLSINKTVAKIATGESKPNGELYIPFNRVESFLSPLSIRKIPMIGEQTFQRLYSKGISDIKSLRSSSPEMIEHILGKNGLIIWKKANGIDNRPVRSYYEQKSISSERTFEEDSSDVKKMHNIIIGMVGHLMFQLRKQQKLSGVISIKIRYSNFETYNMQQSIPYTSLDHIVIKTATELFDKLYQHGRLIRLIGVRIGQLIQGKQQLNLFDDIPEHIELYQAMDTIRLRFGKNSISRAVSIKTSEERTIIEKKKETD; this is encoded by the coding sequence ATGTTTGACAGTAGAAAATACAGGAGTATTGCCCATTTCGACTTAGACTCTTTTTTCGTTTCGGTTGAGCGCCTGATAAACAGCAATCTGATTGGTTTACCCGTACTCATTGGCGGTTCTTCAGGTCGTGGTGTGGTGGCTAGTTGCAGCTATGAAGCCCGAAAATTTGGTATACATTCCGCTATGCCTATAAAACTAGCTCGCCGATTATGTAAAGAAGCTATTGTAGTTCGGGGCAATATGGAACTCTATAGTAAATATTCTCGTTTGGTAAGCGATATTATTGCCGACAGCGCTCCTATTTACGAGAAAGCAAGTATCGATGAACACTACCTTGATATTAGTGGAATGGATCGCTTCTTTGGCAGTTTTAAATGGGCGCAAGAACTACGTCAGCGAATTATAAAAGAAAGCGGATTACCAATTTCTTTTGGACTTTCAATAAACAAAACCGTAGCTAAAATAGCAACGGGAGAATCCAAACCTAATGGCGAGCTATACATCCCTTTTAACCGAGTAGAATCTTTTCTATCACCTCTTTCTATACGGAAAATACCTATGATCGGAGAGCAGACTTTTCAACGACTTTATTCTAAGGGAATATCTGATATTAAAAGCCTCCGTAGCTCATCTCCCGAAATGATTGAACATATTTTAGGCAAAAACGGTCTTATAATTTGGAAGAAGGCCAACGGTATTGATAATCGTCCTGTACGGAGCTATTACGAGCAAAAAAGTATCAGCAGCGAACGTACGTTTGAAGAAGACAGTAGCGATGTGAAAAAAATGCACAATATCATTATTGGAATGGTAGGTCATCTGATGTTTCAATTACGCAAACAGCAAAAACTAAGTGGTGTTATTAGTATAAAAATCCGTTATTCAAATTTCGAAACATATAATATGCAACAAAGTATTCCATACACTTCACTTGACCACATCGTAATCAAAACAGCTACGGAACTTTTCGACAAACTTTACCAACACGGTAGACTAATCCGGCTAATTGGAGTAAGAATCGGACAATTGATTCAAGGGAAACAGCAACTCAACTTATTTGATGATATTCCGGAACACATTGAGCTGTATCAGGCAATGGACACCATACGATTACGCTTTGGAAAGAATAGTATTTCAAGAGCTGTAAGTATTAAAACATCGGAAGAGAGAACTATAATTGAAAAAAAAAAAGAAACGGACTAA
- a CDS encoding LexA family transcriptional regulator, translating to MSIFSQNIKMLRKRKQFTQDEVAQSLTMKRSTLSGYENEVAHPNMQVLVAFSDYFNVSIDTLIKVELSKLTESQINQLERGYDVFIKGSKLRVLTTTVGDDNEENIELVAEKAKAGYTSGFADPEYIKVLPTFRLPFLSKQKKYRTFQISGDSMLPIPDGAYVTGEYVQNWNTIKDKGAYIILTLDDGIVFKVIENKIKKENKFRLHSLNSIYEPYDLLVTEIREVWRFVNYISSEIPEANEMRQDIVQSIDSLRREVKQMQIKLNL from the coding sequence ATGTCAATATTTAGTCAGAATATAAAAATGCTTCGTAAGCGTAAGCAATTTACACAAGATGAAGTAGCGCAGAGTTTAACAATGAAGCGCTCTACTCTGAGTGGTTATGAAAATGAAGTAGCACATCCCAATATGCAGGTTTTGGTGGCTTTTTCAGATTATTTTAATGTGTCGATAGATACTTTGATTAAGGTAGAATTAAGCAAGCTAACTGAAAGTCAAATAAACCAATTAGAACGTGGCTACGATGTATTCATAAAAGGGAGTAAGTTACGAGTACTTACAACTACTGTTGGTGATGATAATGAAGAGAATATAGAGTTGGTAGCCGAGAAAGCAAAAGCAGGATACACTAGTGGCTTTGCCGATCCGGAATATATTAAAGTATTGCCCACTTTTCGTCTACCGTTTTTATCGAAGCAAAAGAAATATAGAACCTTTCAAATTAGTGGCGATTCTATGTTACCAATTCCCGATGGTGCCTATGTTACAGGAGAGTATGTGCAAAACTGGAATACCATTAAAGACAAAGGTGCTTACATTATTTTAACTCTCGATGATGGTATTGTTTTTAAGGTGATTGAAAATAAGATCAAAAAAGAAAATAAGTTCCGATTGCATTCGCTAAACAGTATTTACGAACCATATGACTTGCTTGTTACCGAAATCAGGGAGGTTTGGCGTTTTGTAAATTATATTAGTTCCGAGATACCTGAAGCTAATGAAATGCGACAAGATATTGTACAGAGTATAGATTCGCTTAGGCGTGAAGTAAAACAAATGCAAATCAAACTGAATTTGTAG
- a CDS encoding RecQ family ATP-dependent DNA helicase, whose protein sequence is MDIKQLLIQYWGYSNFRPKQEEIIQNVLDGKDTLALLPTGGGKSMTYQIPALKMDGLCLVITPLIALMKDQIRSLKKRKIEAVVIYSGMNAHQIDVAWNQCTHGDAKFLYLSPERLASPHFINRIPQLKINLIAVDEAHCISQWGYDFRPSYLNISNLRTYLPNVPILALTATATFDVVQDIQEKLQFRKQNVIRESFNRSNLVYFVSFEENKMGTLLRMINKQKGSGIVYVRSRRKTAEIATFLVKNSISATHYHAGLNSSERDRRQADWMQGEIRIMVATNAFGMGIDKPNVRFVVHMDLPDNLESYFQEAGRAGRDQQKAFAVLLWEKADISDLKKNFELSYPPIEAIKNTYQALGNYYRLAVGSGKGEQFDFDLSDFSRNYNFQPKVTYNALKFLERQAYITLNEGIHSPTKIQFRLNGNDLYKFQVANGRYDIFIKFLLRTYSGLFDSPVRISLLQIAKAFKSEAKQIHLILESLHKLEVINYYPEKTKPQITYLTERLPLSDLRISPEIYKNRRAVAKNRVKTVIDYTTTTNKCRNQLLLAYFGEDIGTRCGKCDVCLRRNNAALSELEFDNAVEIIKPILSVRNLTLDELIFETSGEDIENLLAAVSWLRDNNKIREDSQHRLYWNQAKD, encoded by the coding sequence ATGGATATTAAACAGTTGCTTATTCAATATTGGGGATATAGTAATTTCCGACCGAAACAGGAGGAGATTATCCAAAATGTATTGGATGGAAAGGATACTCTGGCTTTACTTCCTACAGGTGGAGGAAAATCGATGACTTACCAAATTCCTGCTTTGAAAATGGACGGCTTATGCTTAGTAATAACACCTCTTATTGCTTTGATGAAAGACCAGATAAGGAGCTTGAAAAAACGAAAAATAGAAGCTGTTGTTATTTATTCCGGAATGAATGCTCATCAAATTGATGTGGCTTGGAATCAGTGTACACACGGGGATGCAAAATTCTTATATCTCTCGCCGGAACGACTTGCGAGTCCGCATTTTATAAATCGTATTCCTCAACTAAAAATTAATTTAATTGCCGTTGATGAAGCGCATTGTATTTCTCAATGGGGTTATGATTTTAGACCTTCTTATTTGAATATAAGTAATTTACGTACATATTTACCCAATGTTCCAATATTAGCCTTAACGGCTACTGCAACTTTTGATGTTGTTCAAGATATACAGGAAAAGTTACAATTTAGAAAGCAAAATGTAATCAGAGAATCTTTCAACAGATCTAATTTGGTGTATTTTGTTTCTTTTGAAGAGAATAAAATGGGTACTCTTTTGCGGATGATAAATAAACAAAAGGGTAGTGGAATAGTTTATGTCAGAAGTCGACGTAAAACGGCTGAGATTGCTACTTTTCTGGTTAAGAATAGTATTAGTGCCACTCACTATCATGCGGGCTTAAATAGCTCCGAGCGGGATAGGCGACAAGCTGACTGGATGCAGGGCGAAATAAGAATTATGGTAGCTACTAATGCTTTTGGAATGGGTATTGATAAACCCAATGTGCGTTTTGTTGTGCATATGGATTTACCCGATAATCTTGAATCTTATTTTCAAGAAGCAGGTCGTGCAGGTCGTGATCAGCAAAAAGCCTTTGCTGTACTTCTTTGGGAAAAAGCAGATATTTCCGATTTAAAAAAGAATTTTGAATTGAGCTATCCTCCAATAGAGGCTATTAAAAATACTTATCAGGCATTGGGTAATTATTACCGTCTTGCCGTAGGCTCAGGGAAAGGAGAACAATTTGATTTCGATTTGTCCGATTTTTCTCGAAACTATAATTTTCAACCGAAGGTGACATATAATGCATTAAAATTTTTGGAAAGGCAAGCGTATATAACGTTAAATGAAGGTATTCATTCGCCTACTAAAATTCAGTTTCGTTTAAATGGTAACGATTTATATAAATTTCAGGTAGCCAATGGTCGATACGATATTTTTATCAAATTTTTATTGCGTACTTATAGTGGGCTTTTTGATAGTCCGGTTCGTATTAGTCTTTTGCAGATAGCTAAAGCTTTTAAATCGGAGGCTAAGCAGATTCATTTAATTTTAGAATCCTTACATAAATTGGAGGTGATTAATTATTATCCTGAGAAAACGAAACCGCAAATTACATATCTCACAGAGCGTTTGCCTTTGAGTGATTTGAGGATTTCGCCGGAAATATATAAAAATAGGCGAGCAGTTGCAAAGAATAGAGTAAAGACGGTTATTGATTATACAACGACTACCAATAAATGTCGGAATCAGTTATTGTTAGCATATTTTGGCGAAGACATTGGTACTCGTTGTGGTAAATGTGATGTTTGTTTGCGAAGAAATAATGCAGCATTGAGTGAGCTGGAGTTTGATAATGCTGTTGAGATTATCAAGCCTATATTATCTGTAAGAAATTTAACTTTAGATGAGCTAATATTTGAAACTTCCGGAGAAGATATAGAAAATTTGTTAGCAGCAGTTTCTTGGTTACGTGATAATAATAAAATACGAGAAGACAGTCAGCATCGTTTGTATTGGAATCAGGCAAAGGATTAG
- a CDS encoding HU family DNA-binding protein, translating to MNKAELIEAMASESGLTKADAKKALDAFIKSTTGALKDGGRVALVGFGSFSVATRSARKGRNPQTGAEIKIAAKKVIKFKPGNELAGSVK from the coding sequence ATGAACAAAGCTGAATTAATTGAAGCCATGGCTAGCGAATCTGGCTTGACTAAAGCTGATGCTAAAAAAGCATTAGACGCATTTATAAAATCAACTACGGGAGCCCTTAAAGATGGCGGTCGTGTTGCATTAGTTGGATTTGGTTCTTTTTCTGTAGCAACCAGATCAGCCAGAAAAGGTAGAAATCCTCAAACAGGTGCCGAAATCAAAATTGCTGCTAAAAAAGTAATTAAATTTAAGCCAGGCAACGAACTAGCTGGTAGCGTAAAATAA
- the fmt gene encoding methionyl-tRNA formyltransferase, whose protein sequence is MSMRIVFMGTPEFAVTALQKLVENNYKVVGVITAPDKVAGRGKKIRMSAVKEYALTQNLTLLQPTNLKNPEFIEELRNLKADIQIVVAFRMLPEVVWNMPPQGTFNLHASLLPQYRGAAPINHVLINGETETGVTTFFLDKEIDTGKIIMQEKCTISSTDNAGSLHDKLMFLGADVIIETLKAVESGTVSVIPQSQLIVSPASLKPAPKIYKQDCELNWNLDSTVILNKIRGLSPYPAAYSYLQTEKNQKNYYLKIFNAEIIEREYPESKPGTIFTDSKTYFHIITANGIISLDEIQLEGKKRMSVVNFLRGFNLTPACSFKTLI, encoded by the coding sequence ATGAGTATGCGAATAGTATTTATGGGAACTCCCGAATTTGCAGTAACAGCTTTGCAAAAGTTAGTTGAAAACAACTATAAAGTGGTAGGTGTAATAACCGCCCCGGATAAAGTTGCTGGTAGAGGAAAGAAAATCAGAATGTCAGCTGTAAAAGAATATGCTTTAACTCAGAACTTAACACTCTTACAACCTACTAATCTGAAGAATCCCGAATTTATTGAAGAACTCCGTAATCTTAAGGCAGATATTCAAATTGTAGTTGCCTTTAGAATGCTCCCTGAAGTTGTTTGGAATATGCCTCCACAAGGAACCTTCAATTTACATGCATCACTCCTACCTCAATATAGAGGTGCAGCGCCTATTAACCATGTTTTAATAAATGGAGAAACAGAAACAGGCGTAACAACTTTCTTTTTAGATAAAGAAATTGATACAGGCAAGATTATAATGCAAGAAAAATGCACTATAAGCTCCACCGATAATGCAGGAAGCTTACACGACAAACTTATGTTTTTAGGAGCAGATGTTATTATTGAAACTTTAAAAGCAGTTGAATCGGGCACAGTATCAGTTATTCCTCAAAGCCAATTAATAGTTTCACCAGCCTCTTTGAAACCAGCACCTAAAATATACAAACAAGATTGTGAATTAAATTGGAATCTCGATAGTACAGTCATTTTAAACAAAATTAGAGGCTTAAGTCCATATCCGGCAGCCTATAGTTATTTACAAACCGAAAAGAATCAAAAGAACTATTATCTGAAAATATTTAATGCAGAAATTATAGAAAGGGAATACCCAGAATCAAAGCCGGGAACAATTTTCACCGATTCCAAGACTTACTTTCATATTATAACTGCTAATGGTATAATTTCTCTCGATGAGATTCAGCTCGAAGGTAAAAAAAGGATGTCTGTTGTTAATTTTCTTCGTGGATTTAATTTAACTCCAGCTTGCAGCTTTAAAACCCTTATCTAG
- a CDS encoding tetratricopeptide repeat protein, with protein MVKNKNTKDVTEERLEAVEEALTKTEVIIEKYQKSILTGIAVIIIIVLGYFSFQKYYLEPIEKEAAEQMWMAEKYFGMDSLQMALNGDGNYYGFLDIIDEYGISKSANLANYYAGVCYLRLGQYENAIDYLGKFSSDDQVLAPMALGAIGDAYMELGETGKAAGYYIDAANKEDNAFTAPVFIQKAAWAYELQEDYNKALQLQKRVKTDFPNSTQGREAEKYIALLKAKLK; from the coding sequence ATGGTTAAGAATAAGAATACCAAAGATGTTACAGAAGAAAGACTTGAAGCAGTTGAAGAGGCTTTAACAAAAACTGAGGTGATTATTGAGAAATATCAAAAAAGTATTTTAACAGGAATTGCTGTTATCATTATTATCGTTTTGGGTTATTTCTCATTTCAAAAATATTATCTTGAACCAATAGAAAAAGAAGCTGCCGAACAAATGTGGATGGCTGAAAAATACTTCGGTATGGACAGCTTACAAATGGCTTTAAATGGTGATGGAAATTACTATGGCTTTTTAGATATTATAGATGAGTACGGTATAAGCAAATCGGCCAACTTAGCTAATTATTATGCCGGTGTTTGCTATCTACGTCTTGGTCAATACGAAAATGCTATTGACTATTTGGGAAAATTCAGCTCCGACGATCAAGTATTAGCTCCAATGGCTTTGGGTGCTATTGGCGATGCGTATATGGAATTAGGCGAAACCGGGAAAGCTGCCGGTTACTATATTGATGCTGCAAATAAAGAAGATAATGCTTTCACGGCTCCTGTTTTTATTCAAAAAGCCGCTTGGGCATACGAACTACAAGAAGACTACAATAAAGCACTCCAACTACAAAAACGAGTAAAAACCGATTTTCCTAATAGTACTCAAGGACGTGAAGCCGAAAAATATATAGCCCTGCTAAAAGCCAAATTAAAATAA
- a CDS encoding acyl-CoA carboxylase subunit beta — translation MSTIEEKHNLFEEKNKTAELGGGQARIDKQHAAGRKTARERIELLLDPGTFVELDKFVTHRTTDFGMDKSKFLGDGVVSGYGKIDGRLMYVFAQDFTVFGGSLSRANADKIIKVMDLAMKMGAPVIGLNDSGGARIQEGVESLAGYADIFYRNVMSSGVIPQISAVLGPCAGGAVYSPAITDFIMMVKESSYMFVTGPDVIKTVTHEEVTKEELGGAMTHNAKSGVAHLTADDDEQAMMMLRELMSFLPSNNMEDPPVKTSTDDVNREDKKLNDLIPADPNKPYDMKELILSVIDDKHFFEIMPHYAQNMIIGFARMAGKPIGIVANQPAFLAGVLDIDASTKAARFVRFCDAFNIPLVTLEDVPGFLPGTAQEFGGIIKHGAKLLYAFAEATVPKITLITRKAYGGAYDVMSSKHIGTDINFAYPTAEIAVMGSAGAVNIIHRAKLGDPEFIAEAVEDYKNNFASPYKAAQMGYIDEIIYPKDTRRKIIQALEMTQNKAKSNPAKKHGNIPL, via the coding sequence ATGTCTACTATAGAAGAAAAACACAATCTATTTGAAGAAAAGAATAAAACTGCCGAATTAGGTGGTGGTCAAGCACGTATAGACAAACAGCATGCCGCTGGTAGAAAAACCGCTCGTGAAAGAATTGAGCTTTTACTCGATCCGGGTACTTTTGTCGAACTCGATAAATTTGTTACCCACAGAACCACAGATTTTGGAATGGATAAAAGCAAATTCCTTGGCGATGGTGTGGTTAGCGGCTATGGTAAAATCGATGGTCGTTTGATGTATGTCTTTGCTCAAGACTTTACCGTTTTCGGTGGATCTTTAAGTAGAGCCAATGCCGATAAAATTATTAAAGTAATGGATTTGGCTATGAAAATGGGGGCTCCTGTTATTGGTCTTAACGATTCGGGTGGAGCTCGTATTCAGGAAGGCGTTGAAAGCTTGGCAGGTTATGCCGACATTTTTTACCGCAATGTAATGAGTTCGGGGGTTATTCCTCAAATCTCAGCTGTACTTGGACCTTGTGCCGGTGGCGCGGTCTACTCTCCTGCCATTACCGATTTTATTATGATGGTAAAAGAAAGCAGTTATATGTTTGTGACTGGACCAGATGTAATCAAAACGGTTACTCACGAAGAAGTTACGAAAGAAGAATTGGGTGGAGCGATGACGCATAATGCCAAAAGTGGAGTAGCACATCTAACGGCTGATGATGATGAACAAGCCATGATGATGCTTCGCGAGTTGATGAGCTTCTTACCATCGAATAATATGGAAGATCCTCCAGTAAAAACCAGTACGGATGATGTTAATCGTGAAGACAAAAAACTAAACGATCTTATTCCTGCCGATCCTAACAAGCCTTACGACATGAAAGAATTAATTCTTTCTGTTATCGACGATAAGCATTTCTTTGAGATTATGCCACATTATGCACAGAATATGATTATTGGTTTTGCGCGTATGGCAGGAAAGCCTATTGGTATTGTGGCTAATCAGCCCGCATTTTTAGCTGGTGTTCTAGACATTGATGCTTCTACAAAAGCGGCTCGTTTTGTACGTTTCTGCGATGCTTTTAACATCCCTTTGGTTACTCTTGAAGATGTTCCCGGTTTCTTGCCCGGTACAGCGCAAGAATTTGGTGGCATTATTAAACACGGTGCTAAATTACTTTATGCATTTGCTGAAGCCACCGTTCCCAAGATCACACTTATTACACGCAAAGCCTATGGTGGAGCTTACGATGTGATGTCGAGCAAGCATATTGGTACCGATATTAACTTTGCTTATCCAACAGCAGAAATTGCAGTAATGGGATCCGCTGGTGCGGTTAATATTATTCATCGTGCTAAATTAGGTGATCCAGAATTTATCGCTGAAGCTGTTGAAGACTACAAAAACAATTTTGCAAGTCCGTATAAAGCAGCTCAAATGGGATATATAGATGAGATTATTTATCCGAAGGATACCCGTAGGAAGATTATTCAAGCTTTAGAAATGACACAGAACAAAGCAAAAAGCAATCCTGCCAAAAAGCATGGAAATATTCCATTATAA
- a CDS encoding acetyl-CoA carboxylase biotin carboxyl carrier protein subunit, producing the protein MNKTLDIKIGERIATLELIGRNNNIVKVKVDDNLYTLDMLEVENGVYSILKDGISHNLELLQKTNAKQYEVHTHNESFDIEIIDAETKYLMSRGASDDDDGGNSISSPMPGKIVKILVNVGDEVKEGTTVIIVEAMKMQSEYKVKTDRTIVDILVKEGDAINGNQPLVIVE; encoded by the coding sequence ATGAATAAAACATTAGATATTAAAATTGGAGAACGTATTGCAACTTTAGAATTAATAGGTCGCAACAACAATATTGTAAAGGTTAAGGTTGATGATAATTTATACACCTTGGATATGCTGGAAGTTGAAAATGGAGTTTACAGCATACTAAAAGATGGTATCTCACACAATCTCGAACTTCTACAAAAAACAAATGCAAAACAATACGAAGTACATACACATAATGAGTCTTTCGATATTGAAATTATTGATGCCGAAACTAAATACTTAATGAGTAGAGGTGCTTCCGACGATGATGATGGAGGAAATTCCATTTCCAGTCCAATGCCTGGAAAAATAGTCAAAATTCTTGTTAATGTTGGCGATGAAGTTAAAGAAGGAACAACTGTTATTATTGTTGAAGCCATGAAAATGCAAAGCGAATACAAGGTGAAAACCGATCGCACAATCGTGGATATTTTAGTTAAAGAAGGTGATGCCATAAATGGTAACCAACCTCTTGTTATTGTTGAATAA
- the accC gene encoding acetyl-CoA carboxylase biotin carboxylase subunit, producing the protein MIQKILIANRGEIAIRVMRSCREMGIKSVAVYSDADRSSMHVRYADEAYHIGPSPSNESYLVIDKIIDAAKKSGADAIHPGYGFLSENAEFSDRCKKEGIEFIGPDSYAINTMGDKITARKNMIAAGVPVVPGTTEPILDEDKAIQTIHEIGLPVMIKASAGGGGKGMRLVKDEAEILNAIRGARSEALNAFGNDAVYIEKYIDSPHHIEFQILADKHGNAVHLFERECSVQRRHQKVVEETPSPLMTPKVRAEMGRHAVMAAKAVNYSGAGTIEFIMGDDLNYYFLEMNTRLQVEHPITESVVGIDLVKQQINISNGLKLSFKQEDLSQSGHAIECRIYAEDAENNFMPSPGVIKHFNEPLGLGIRHDGYVYSGYEIPIFYDPMISKLIVWGETRQDAIDRMKSALYNYKITGIKTSIQFLERIMNTPAFVEGKYNTHFIQENEDFLFTPKASTIECEELAMATAFVNYLDKLEETNLHSTTENGNNPWKSFGRKKNVTRL; encoded by the coding sequence ATGATTCAAAAAATACTTATTGCCAATCGAGGAGAGATTGCCATTCGTGTAATGCGTAGCTGCCGTGAAATGGGAATTAAATCGGTAGCCGTTTATTCAGATGCCGACCGAAGCTCAATGCACGTACGCTATGCCGATGAGGCTTACCACATTGGACCCTCACCATCTAACGAAAGTTATTTGGTTATTGATAAAATTATTGATGCAGCCAAAAAATCTGGTGCTGATGCTATTCATCCCGGTTATGGTTTTTTATCGGAAAATGCAGAATTCTCTGACCGATGTAAAAAAGAAGGGATTGAATTTATTGGTCCTGATTCATATGCCATCAATACAATGGGTGATAAAATCACCGCACGTAAAAATATGATTGCAGCAGGTGTCCCTGTCGTTCCAGGAACTACAGAGCCTATTCTTGATGAGGACAAAGCCATTCAGACTATTCACGAAATTGGACTTCCTGTAATGATTAAAGCCTCTGCCGGTGGTGGAGGAAAAGGAATGCGTTTAGTAAAAGATGAGGCAGAAATACTAAATGCAATCCGTGGAGCTCGTTCAGAAGCTTTAAATGCTTTTGGTAACGACGCTGTTTATATTGAGAAATATATCGATTCTCCTCACCATATCGAATTTCAAATTTTAGCCGATAAACATGGCAATGCAGTACATCTTTTCGAGCGCGAATGCTCTGTACAGCGTCGTCATCAAAAAGTAGTAGAAGAAACACCATCCCCACTTATGACTCCCAAAGTTCGTGCAGAAATGGGAAGACATGCTGTTATGGCAGCTAAAGCGGTGAATTATTCCGGTGCCGGAACTATTGAATTTATTATGGGAGATGATTTAAACTATTATTTCTTAGAGATGAATACACGCTTGCAAGTTGAACATCCCATAACCGAAAGTGTGGTGGGCATAGATTTGGTTAAGCAACAAATAAATATCTCGAACGGACTAAAACTAAGTTTTAAACAAGAAGATCTTTCGCAAAGCGGACACGCTATTGAGTGTCGTATTTATGCTGAGGACGCTGAAAATAATTTTATGCCAAGTCCGGGTGTAATAAAGCATTTTAACGAACCATTAGGACTGGGAATTCGTCACGATGGATACGTATACAGCGGTTATGAGATTCCAATATTTTATGATCCAATGATTTCTAAATTAATAGTCTGGGGCGAAACACGTCAAGATGCCATTGACCGAATGAAAAGCGCTTTATACAATTACAAAATTACAGGTATCAAAACTTCTATTCAATTCTTGGAGCGCATAATGAATACACCAGCATTTGTAGAAGGAAAATACAATACGCATTTTATTCAGGAAAATGAAGATTTCTTATTTACACCTAAGGCAAGCACAATAGAATGCGAAGAATTAGCTATGGCTACTGCCTTTGTCAATTATTTGGATAAATTAGAGGAAACAAACCTACATTCCACTACCGAAAACGGCAATAATCCGTGGAAAAGTTTTGGACGTAAAAAAAATGTTACACGCTTATAA